AGGGCGGGGCGCATCAGTCCCTGCGGAACGGCAGAGCGGTGCGGCGTGCGGTTTACACTTCACCAGGACGCACCGGTGATTCGCCCGGATATGTTCGAAACCATTTATTGTGCGGCTGCGAGGAAAACAAAAGACGGCGCGGCCCTTTCAGAGAAAGAGCGCATTTCCGTTTACGACGCGCTTTTGGCCGTGACGAAAAATGCAGCATATCAATGCTTTGAAGAAAACGACAAAGGAAGCATTCGGGAGGGCAAGAAGGCTGACCTGATTATTGTCAGCCAAAACCCGCTGAAAATTCAGCGGGAGTGCGTAAAGGATATTTTAGTTTTAGAAACCATTAAGGACGGCAAAACCGTTTTTAAGCGAGACCAAAAAATTTAATGAGATAAACGGAAATAAAAATACTGAACACGCTTAAAACCGAACTGATGGAAATGCCGTAGGCGCTGATTTCAGCTGAAACGCCCATCTGCTTTGCCATGGCAAAGCAGTTCACCGCAGCAGGGGAGGCGCTCATAATGGCCAGCACCATGAGGTGGTTTCCCCGCCAGCCAAACAGGGCCGCGGTAATTAACACAAACGCCGGCGCGAACAGATTTCGCAGAAAAGACGCAAACAAAATATAGGCCTTGTCCTCCTGAAATCCACGGAGGGTGATGGAAGCGCCGATGATGATGAGCCCCATGCAGGAGGCGATGTCGCCTAAGGTCTTAATGCTTTTTTCTGCAATGGGGAATACGGGAATTTGAAACACAGCAAATAAAAGTCCTAACGCGGTGCCGATAATTAAGGGGTTTTTTAAAATTCCCAGAATCACTGCGCCGGGGCTTTTTTTCTCTACGCCGTAGTACGACAAAATGATAACCGCCGAAACATTATACAAAATGATTACGAACGACAGAGTAACGGCGGTTAAAGTCACGCCGGCTCCGTCCAACAGGTTGACGGCAATGGGCATGCCCGCGATGGCGAAATTGGAGCGATAGGCCAGCTGAATGACCGCGCCCTTTTTCTTTTTGTCCTGAATAAAAAAGCACATGGCAATGACCACGCCAATCAGCACCAAAATCAGCGCCAGTGTGAAAAGAAAAAATTTGCCGTCGAAGCTTTGGTGAATGTCCGACGTGGATATGTTGTGAAAAATGAGGCACGGAGTGCCTACATAAAACACCAGCTTTACAATTTCATTTTTTGTTTTTTCGCTGAAAAAGTTTAACCTGTTTAGCAAAAGCCCAACAAAAATAACAACAAAAACAGGCAGAACGGCGTTTGCCGTGTAAACCATTAATTCCATTTATTCATTGCTCCTATGTAAAATTTAACTGCGTTTATTATATACCGAAAACCGCTTTGCGTCAACGGCATTTCGGCGGTTTACATTCTTTTTTCGGTTTTTTTTGTTTGCAGGGGCCGCACTTTTTGTCCAGAATGGGCCGGAGCTCTTTAAACTCTATTTCGTCTATAATCCGCAGCAGTTCGCACAAGCTGAATTTCCCCATAAATTTCACTCCTCTCAATATCAATGTATGATTTTTTCAAAATATTTTTACAAAATAATTAATTTTTTTGCGTTTATCCGTTGCAAAATCTGAAAAAGTATGATATTATAAATAAAATTGTTACAAATTTGTGAAATTGTAGGTTCAACACACAGGAGAAAAATTATGAAGAACAAATGGATCATACCTGTCGTGCTGTTTGCCGTGTTGGTGGTGTGTTACGTTGTGAGAGGCTTTTTTCAAACACGCATCACCGTGGAAATGCTCCAGACGGATAAAATTGAAGAAAGCAGTTCTGGTTTGGGCGTTTTGGTGAAATCTGAAAGCGTAAATTCGGTTTCCATCGGCGGCGCTGCAGAGGTTTCGGTGAGAAACGGCCAGCGGGTGTCAAACGGCCAGCTGATTGCCACAGTTTACGGCGGGACGACGGATGAAAGCGTGAAAACGCAGCTTGCCGATGTGAATAAAAAAATTAACGCCATGAAAGACAGTAATGCAGGCGATTCGGTTTTCATTAACGACGCGACAAAGATTGAAAGCGAAATAGCGGACACTGTGGACCAGGTGATTGTAAAAGTGACAGAACACGATTTAGAGTCCATTTCCGAATATAAATACCGCATCAGTACGTTAGCGGATCAAAAGGCCGTTGCAAAGGGAGAAAAGAAAGGATTTTCCAACGATTTGGTTCAGCTTCAGGCTGAAAAATCGGTGTTGGAATCGCAGCTTGGCAAAATCGAAAACGTGGTGGTTGCCTCCTCTCCCGGCATTTTTATTGAGGGCAGCGACGGGTTTGAAGAAACACTTACGCCGGATGCAATTTCAACATTAACGCCAAACACCGTAAAAGAAGTGATTAACCGGGACAAAAACGGAGAAATCACCCGTCAGGACGGCAGCAATTACACTTATAAAATTGTAAACAACTATTCCTATTATGTTGCAGTGAACGTTGCCGATTCCTTAGCCGGCGACATTCAGGTGGGCGACAGCGTAAAGGTGCGGTTTTCAGACTTTTCCGCCAGCGACTGTCCGGCTACGGTTCGGCATGTATCCGATAAAAACGAAAAGAACGAAAGAACCGTTGTGGCCGAATGCAGTACATATGTTGACGGGCTTTTGGCAAAACGTGTTGTAAATGTGGATTTTGTGAAAAAGAGTGTTACGGGCTATAAAGTAAAAGTTGAATATCTGCACACGGTGGACAATGCAGTGGGGCTGTTCATCAAGCGGGGCGCTGTGATGAAATTCATTCCAGTTAATATTGTTTACAGCACAGAGGAAGAAGCGGTTGTTTCCGCTGCAAGCAGTGAAAAACCCATTAAGTCTTATGACGAGGTGGTAACGTCCGCCCCGGAATATTACGACGGCAGAGTAATTGTTTCACAGTGATTTGGAGGTTAAAACAGAAATTGATACAAGACAATGTTAAGCGCGTAATGGAGGAAATTGCCCGGGCAGCGGCAACAAGCGGCAGAAAACCGGAGGATATTACCCTGGTTGGCGTGACAAAAACCGTTACGGCGGTTCAGGCAAAAGAACTGATAGACGCTGGGGTTACAAATCTTGGCGAAAATCGGGTGCAAAGCCTTTTGGATAAATATGAAACGTTAAAAGACGAACCTGCCTGGCACCTCATTGGGCATTTGCAGACCAACAAAGTGAAATACATAGCCGACAAGGTTTCCATGATTCATTCGGTAGACAGCTTAAAGCTGGCAGAAGAAATTGACCGTCGTTTTCAGATGGCAGGCAGAACAGCCAATATTTTAGTTCAGGTGAACGTTTCCGGGGAGGAAAGCAAGTTCGGCATTCAGCCGGAGGACGCATTCCCGCTCATGGAAAGCCTTTCGCAGCTGAAAAATATTCAGGTTTGCGGACTGATGACCATGGCGCCGAAAACCGACCATCCCGACGACTGCAGAAAGTTTTTTTACGGTTTACATAAATTATCTGTTGACATACGGGGCAAAAAATACGATAATATAAATATGGGGCAATTGTCTATGGGCATGAGCGGCGACTTCCGCGAAGCCATTTTAGAGGGAGCCACCATAGTGCGCATTGGCAGTGCGCTGTTTCAATAACTTCGTTTACACCACTTAGAATATATACAACAAACGCAGAAAACCAGAAAATAGTTACATAGGAGGATGTTTTATGAGTGCAATGAACAAAATGCTGAAGTGGATAGGAATTGCGGAGGAGGACGACGAAGAATTTTTCGACACGGAAACAGATATGGATGAAGCAGTTGAGCCTGCTATGCCTTTGGGCAGAAAGGCAAAGGTGTCTTCCATTTCCGGCGGCGCGCCTTCCAGAGTCGTAGTCATCCAGTTCCAGAATTTTGACGACGCGAAAGACGCGGCAGACCATCTCAAAAACAAAAAGCCCGTTGTTGCCAACTTGGAAAAGCTGGACAACGACACAACCCGCAGAGTGGTTGACTTTTTATCCGGCGCTGTTTACGGCGTTGCCGGACGGATTCAAAACGTATCCAACAGAATTTTCCTGATTACGCCTGCTAACGTGGAAGTGACGGGGAATTATCAGGACAACATCAAAGGGTTTCCTTTCGTAAATTAAAGTGAAGAACGAAAACACAGTTACAGCGGATAATGAGTGGCTAAAACGGTGTGAGGATTTCGAGCAGTCTGTACTGAAGTACAAGAGTGTTCGTTTTTCTCGTTTTGTAAGCCCTCATGATCTGGCTGTATTCAAGTTACGTTTTAAACCGTCGCCATTTATTCATATTTTAGCGTTTGGCGGCGCGTCGGACTGCGAGCGGGTACAGATTGGATTTTTCCCCGATTTTTTAGAACCCGACGAGCGCGCGTTCCCTATCAGCCCCATTTTGCTTACTGGGGTTTCAGGGCTTTCCCACCGGGACATTTTAGGCTCGGTTTTAGGGCTGGGGATAAAACGCGAAATGACAGGAGATATTTTTGTTGACGGGGACAAGGCGGTTATTATGAGCGACAGCCAGGTGCGCGATTTTTTGCTTTACCACTTAAAAACCGTGGGCCGGAAAAAAGTTGAGGTTTCCCTCTGCCCGGAGGAGGTTTCCCTTTCGCTGGAGCACGCGTTTCAGATAGTAAGATGCGTCGTTGCATCAGCCAGGCTCGACGCGGTTGTCGGCGCTGCGGCAAACCTTTCGCGCAGCGAGGCTCAGGACAGTATTCTGGGCGGAAACGTCAGTGTGAATTTTGTGCAGACTGCGGACACGTCGAAAAAGCTTTGCGTAGGCGACGTGATTTCTGTTCGCCATCACGGTAGATTCGTGCTGGAGAACATCTGTGGCGAAACGAAAAAGGGCAGGCTGGCTGTGGAACTGAAAAAATATATTTAACGTTTATCCGCCCGCGGTAAGCAATTTTAAAATTTTGTGGGCAGAAAGGTTTTGAAAGCTTATGATTACGCCTGTGGATTTGGAAAACAAAGAGTTTAAAAAGAGCTTTCGTGGCTATGACATGGAGGAAGTTGAGGCATTTTTGGGTGAACTGGTGAAAGACTATGGGAGAATTTACCGCGAAAACGCCAGCTTAAAAGACAAAAACGCAATTTTAAACGATGCGGTTGAAAACTATAAGGGCATGGAAGAAACCATGCGCAGCGCAATCATTTCAGCCCAGAGAACCAGCGACGAGATTATTCGCAATGCCCACGAGCAGGCGGACAATATTGTGAAAGACGCAAAGGTTCGCGCACAGGAGCTTTTAAACGATATGGACGGGCGTATTCAGGCGTTAAACCGCGAGTGCGCCGAAATTGAGGGCCGTTCCAGCTTGCTTCGTGCTAAGCTTCGGACGGTGTTAAACACGTTTGTTCAAATGCTCGACGAACTTCCAGAGGAAAAGGAACATACAAAACGCATTGAAAAGGTTAAACATGAGCAAAATCAAGAAGAAACAAAAAAAGTAACAGAGCAGTAATTTATTTCATTCTTTTGATATACACTATTTAACATAAACAGTTAGGAGAGATATTATGGCAGAGGATTACGGCAAGACGCTGAACTTGCCGCAGACGGACTTTCCCATGCGTGCCAATCTGCCGCAGCGGGAGCCGGAGACATTAAAAAAGTGGCAGGATGAGGACATGTATGAAAAGCTGATGGACAGCAACGAGGGGAAACCGCTTTTCATTTTGCACGACGGCCCTCCTTATGCCAACGGCGACATGCATATGGGTCACGCTTTAAATAAAACGCTGAAAGACGTTATTACCAGGTTTAAAAACATGGACGGCTATAAAGCGCCTTACATTCACGGCTGGGACACCCACGGCCTGCCCATTGAACGGCAGGTTATTAAAATGCTCGGCGTGAACCGGCACGAGGCCGGTGTTGTGAAATTCCGTGACATTTGCCGTGACTTTGCCTTAAAACAGGTTGAAAACCAGAAAACCCAAATTAAGCGTTTGGGCGCTTTGGGCGACTGGGACAATTCTTATATCACCTTAGACCCCAAATTTGAAGCAAAACAGATTGAAATTTTTGGAGAAATGGCCAAACGCGGCTATATCTATAAAGGCTTAAAGCCAATTTATTGGTGCACAGACTGTGAAACAGCTCTGGCGGAAGCGGAAATCGAATATCAGGAGGACAAAACAAACTCCATTTATGTAAAATTTCGTGTAACCGATGACAATGGTGTGTTCCAAAACACCGGAATTGATAAAAACGACATTTATTTTGTGATTTGGACCACCACAACCTGGACCTTGCCGGGCAACGTGGCAATTGCCTTAAACCCAGACTTTTCATATAGCTTAGTAAAAGCAAATGGCGAATATTATGTAATTGCCAAGGAGCTTGTTGATACTGTTATGCAGGCAGGTTCCATAACCAAGTATGAGGAGGTTGCAGTCTACACCGGCAAGGAATTAGAGCTTATCCGCTGTGCGCACCCGTTTTTAGACAGGGAATCGTTAGTGATTAACGGCGACCATGTGACATTGGATGCCGGCACCGGCTGCGTTCATACAGCTCCCGGCCACGGCGCGGAGGACTATGTTGCCTGCAGAAACTATAAGGATATTCCCATCATCGTCCCGGTGGACGGAAAGGGCTATTTAAACGAGCTTGCAGGCGAGTTTAAGGGCTTATACTACGAAAAATCCAATGCAAAAATCATTGAGAAGTTAAAAGAGATAAACGCGCTTTATGCAATAGAAGAAATCATTCACCAATATCCCCATTGCTGGAGATGTCACCAGCCCATCGTGTTCCGCGCAACAGAGCAGTGGTTCGCTTCGGTTGACGACATTAAAGATGACGCAGTTGAGGCAATTAAAAAGGTGCAGTGGATTCCCAAATGGGGCGAAGACCGCATTACGGGAATGGTGCTGGACAGAACAGACTGGTGCATTTCACGACAGCGGACGTGGGGCGTTCCAATTCCGATTTTCTACTGTAAGGAATGTGGAAAAGAACTGATTACGGAAGAATCCATTCAGGCAGTGGCAAATTTGTTCCGCGAAAAGGGTTCCACCGCCTGGTATGAAACCGACGCGAAAGATATTTTACCTGAGGGTACAAAGTGCCCAGCTTGCGGGTGCACGGAGTTTACCAAAGAGCAAGACATTATGGACGTATGGTTCGATTCCGGCTCCAGCCATGCAGGTGTATTAGATGTGAAGCCCGGCCTTCGGTTCCCGGCAGACCTCTACTTAGAGGGCAACGACCAATACCGCGGCTGGTTCCAGTCGTCACTTTTAACATCCATTGCCGCAAGAGGCGTTGCGCCTTATAAAACGGTTATTACCCACGGCATGATTGTGGACGACAGCGGCGACAAAATGTCAAAATCAAAAGGCAACGGCATCAGCCCCCAGGACATTATCGAAAAATACGGCGCTGATTTATTAAGGCTGTGGGTTGTTTCGGCGGACTATAAAACCGACATGCGCATTTCTGACGGCATTTTAAAACAGCTGTCTGAGTCCTACCGTAAAATCAGAAATACGGCAAGATATATTCTGGGAAATATCCACGATTTTAACCCCAACACAGATATGATGGAATTTTCCGATTTACAGGAAATTGACAAATGGGCGCTGATTCGTCTTTCCAAGCTGACGGAAAAAGTGCTGGCAGCTTACAGAGCCTATGAGTTCCACATTGTGCAGCACGCAATTCATAATTTCTGCATTGTGGACATGAGCAATTTCTATTTAGACGTCATTAAAGACAGACTTTACACGCAGAAAGCAAACAGCCCAGCACGCCGTGCGGCACAGACGACAATGTATAAGATTTTAGATGCGTTAGTTAAGCTGTTAGCGCCTGTGCTGGCTTACACTGCTGAGGAAATTTGGTCGTTTATGCCGCATACCGACAAAGAGAATCAGGAATTTGTCTTATTAAACGATATGCCAAAACCAACGCCGGAGCTTTATGACGAGGCGTTTGAAGCAAAGTGGGATCAAATTCTTGCAGTAAAAGCAGACGTTTCCAAAGCTTTAGAAAATGCAAGAGCGGCAAAAGTAATCGGCCATTCGCTGGGCGCAGACGTGGAAATTTTTGCAGACGGCGCACTTTACGACCTTTTGTCCGGTATGAAAGACGACTTGGTAACTTACTTCATCGTGTCCGATGTATCGGTGAAACCGGTCAGCGAAGCAAACGGCGGTACGCACACAGGAGAAACAGGAATTCAGGTGCGTGTCACCCAGGCGGAAGGCGAAAAATGCGAACGGTGCTGGATGTTCAGCAAAACCGTTGGACAGTTCCACGACCATCCAACTCTTTGCGCACGGTGCGCGAGCGTTTTGAAGGAGGACTAATCCGTTGCTCATACCCTTTTTTGCAGGAGTAATACTCATCACGGCCTTTGACCAGATTATAAAAGCCGTTGCGACGGAAAAGTTAATGCAAACCGGCACTGTTCCGCTCATTAATAACGTGTTTCACTTGACCTATTGTGAAAACCCGGGAGCTGGTTTTGGTATTTTTGCTGACTATACCTGGATTTTGTCGGTGCTGACCTTTTTGGTAATTGCCGCTGCAGTTGTATATGTGGCGGTGAAGCGTCCGAAAAACGCACTTTTGATGACAGCGCTGACCTTTATGGTTGGCGGCGCGGTTGGAAACCTGATTGACCGGGTGAGGCTGGGCTATGTGATTGACTTTTTTGATTTCCGGCTGATTCACTTTCCGATTTTTAACATTGCAGACTGTTTTGTGACAATCGGCGCGGTTATTTTTGCCGTATATGTGATATTTTTCAGTGACAAAAAGGAGCAGGCCGATGGACAGAATAAAGGCTGAGGCGGTGGACTGCGGAAAGCGGCTCGACGTGTTTTTGTCAGAACGCGCAGGCTTTACACGCTCGGCGGCGCAAAAGCTGTTGGAGAACGGCTGTGTTGCGGTAAACGAAAAAATTGCCGCGAAAAACTATAAAATAAAGGAATCAGACGAGGTCCGGGTAGAAATGCCCGAGCCTCGTGTTGTAAATGCCGAACCGCAAAATATTCCGCTGGATATTGTTTATGAGGACGAAGACATCATTGTGGTGAACAAGCCTCAGGGCATGGTAGTGCATCCGGCGGCAGGAAATTTTGACGGTACGCTGGTAAACGCGCTGATGTTCCACACGAAAGGGAATCTGTCTGCCATGAACGGCGTGATTCGGCCCGGCATTGTGCACAGAATAGACAAGGACACCAGCGGCATTTTGGTGGTGGCCAAAACAAATGCAGCGCACCTTTCT
This Congzhengia minquanensis DNA region includes the following protein-coding sequences:
- a CDS encoding AEC family transporter — encoded protein: MELMVYTANAVLPVFVVIFVGLLLNRLNFFSEKTKNEIVKLVFYVGTPCLIFHNISTSDIHQSFDGKFFLFTLALILVLIGVVIAMCFFIQDKKKKGAVIQLAYRSNFAIAGMPIAVNLLDGAGVTLTAVTLSFVIILYNVSAVIILSYYGVEKKSPGAVILGILKNPLIIGTALGLLFAVFQIPVFPIAEKSIKTLGDIASCMGLIIIGASITLRGFQEDKAYILFASFLRNLFAPAFVLITAALFGWRGNHLMVLAIMSASPAAVNCFAMAKQMGVSAEISAYGISISSVLSVFSIFISVYLIKFFGLA
- a CDS encoding HlyD family efflux transporter periplasmic adaptor subunit, producing MLQICEIVGSTHRRKIMKNKWIIPVVLFAVLVVCYVVRGFFQTRITVEMLQTDKIEESSSGLGVLVKSESVNSVSIGGAAEVSVRNGQRVSNGQLIATVYGGTTDESVKTQLADVNKKINAMKDSNAGDSVFINDATKIESEIADTVDQVIVKVTEHDLESISEYKYRISTLADQKAVAKGEKKGFSNDLVQLQAEKSVLESQLGKIENVVVASSPGIFIEGSDGFEETLTPDAISTLTPNTVKEVINRDKNGEITRQDGSNYTYKIVNNYSYYVAVNVADSLAGDIQVGDSVKVRFSDFSASDCPATVRHVSDKNEKNERTVVAECSTYVDGLLAKRVVNVDFVKKSVTGYKVKVEYLHTVDNAVGLFIKRGAVMKFIPVNIVYSTEEEAVVSAASSEKPIKSYDEVVTSAPEYYDGRVIVSQ
- a CDS encoding YggS family pyridoxal phosphate-dependent enzyme, which gives rise to MIQDNVKRVMEEIARAAATSGRKPEDITLVGVTKTVTAVQAKELIDAGVTNLGENRVQSLLDKYETLKDEPAWHLIGHLQTNKVKYIADKVSMIHSVDSLKLAEEIDRRFQMAGRTANILVQVNVSGEESKFGIQPEDAFPLMESLSQLKNIQVCGLMTMAPKTDHPDDCRKFFYGLHKLSVDIRGKKYDNINMGQLSMGMSGDFREAILEGATIVRIGSALFQ
- a CDS encoding cell division protein SepF yields the protein MSAMNKMLKWIGIAEEDDEEFFDTETDMDEAVEPAMPLGRKAKVSSISGGAPSRVVVIQFQNFDDAKDAADHLKNKKPVVANLEKLDNDTTRRVVDFLSGAVYGVAGRIQNVSNRIFLITPANVEVTGNYQDNIKGFPFVN
- a CDS encoding YlmH/Sll1252 family protein, with translation MKNENTVTADNEWLKRCEDFEQSVLKYKSVRFSRFVSPHDLAVFKLRFKPSPFIHILAFGGASDCERVQIGFFPDFLEPDERAFPISPILLTGVSGLSHRDILGSVLGLGIKREMTGDIFVDGDKAVIMSDSQVRDFLLYHLKTVGRKKVEVSLCPEEVSLSLEHAFQIVRCVVASARLDAVVGAAANLSRSEAQDSILGGNVSVNFVQTADTSKKLCVGDVISVRHHGRFVLENICGETKKGRLAVELKKYI
- a CDS encoding DivIVA domain-containing protein; translation: MITPVDLENKEFKKSFRGYDMEEVEAFLGELVKDYGRIYRENASLKDKNAILNDAVENYKGMEETMRSAIISAQRTSDEIIRNAHEQADNIVKDAKVRAQELLNDMDGRIQALNRECAEIEGRSSLLRAKLRTVLNTFVQMLDELPEEKEHTKRIEKVKHEQNQEETKKVTEQ
- the ileS gene encoding isoleucine--tRNA ligase — encoded protein: MAEDYGKTLNLPQTDFPMRANLPQREPETLKKWQDEDMYEKLMDSNEGKPLFILHDGPPYANGDMHMGHALNKTLKDVITRFKNMDGYKAPYIHGWDTHGLPIERQVIKMLGVNRHEAGVVKFRDICRDFALKQVENQKTQIKRLGALGDWDNSYITLDPKFEAKQIEIFGEMAKRGYIYKGLKPIYWCTDCETALAEAEIEYQEDKTNSIYVKFRVTDDNGVFQNTGIDKNDIYFVIWTTTTWTLPGNVAIALNPDFSYSLVKANGEYYVIAKELVDTVMQAGSITKYEEVAVYTGKELELIRCAHPFLDRESLVINGDHVTLDAGTGCVHTAPGHGAEDYVACRNYKDIPIIVPVDGKGYLNELAGEFKGLYYEKSNAKIIEKLKEINALYAIEEIIHQYPHCWRCHQPIVFRATEQWFASVDDIKDDAVEAIKKVQWIPKWGEDRITGMVLDRTDWCISRQRTWGVPIPIFYCKECGKELITEESIQAVANLFREKGSTAWYETDAKDILPEGTKCPACGCTEFTKEQDIMDVWFDSGSSHAGVLDVKPGLRFPADLYLEGNDQYRGWFQSSLLTSIAARGVAPYKTVITHGMIVDDSGDKMSKSKGNGISPQDIIEKYGADLLRLWVVSADYKTDMRISDGILKQLSESYRKIRNTARYILGNIHDFNPNTDMMEFSDLQEIDKWALIRLSKLTEKVLAAYRAYEFHIVQHAIHNFCIVDMSNFYLDVIKDRLYTQKANSPARRAAQTTMYKILDALVKLLAPVLAYTAEEIWSFMPHTDKENQEFVLLNDMPKPTPELYDEAFEAKWDQILAVKADVSKALENARAAKVIGHSLGADVEIFADGALYDLLSGMKDDLVTYFIVSDVSVKPVSEANGGTHTGETGIQVRVTQAEGEKCERCWMFSKTVGQFHDHPTLCARCASVLKED
- the lspA gene encoding signal peptidase II; this translates as MLIPFFAGVILITAFDQIIKAVATEKLMQTGTVPLINNVFHLTYCENPGAGFGIFADYTWILSVLTFLVIAAAVVYVAVKRPKNALLMTALTFMVGGAVGNLIDRVRLGYVIDFFDFRLIHFPIFNIADCFVTIGAVIFAVYVIFFSDKKEQADGQNKG